A window of the Microbacterium sp. LWH13-1.2 genome harbors these coding sequences:
- a CDS encoding acyl-CoA dehydrogenase family protein, translating into MSTAVSPFPGERVSSYDITGRQDSDYYAVFADIPDADRSAWDRAKAYIDEVGPQMADAWDRAEYPLDAARRMGEMDLVVDGIEHPSLTRLSPLAAGLVNMEISRGDGSLGTVLAVQGGLALRTLALFGSDEQQEKWLTSLADGSVFGSFALTEPDHGSDSVSLETVARRDGDEWVIRGAKKWIGNGASGGITFVWARVDDEKAPEHGAVRCFLVEQETPGYTGTPIRGKASLRAIHQAHIVLDDVRVPLDAVLPGTKSFKDASIVLYATRSGVAWSALGHATACYEAALAYSKERIQFGKPLAKFQMVQERLTHMLEDLTAMQLYCRRLADLETAGELRPTQASLAKFHNTRAARRVASVARDLLGGNGILLENGVMQHMADIEAIHTYEGTESVQALLLGRDITGMSAFA; encoded by the coding sequence ATGAGCACCGCAGTCTCCCCCTTCCCCGGCGAGCGCGTCTCGTCGTACGACATCACCGGACGACAGGACAGCGACTACTACGCCGTCTTCGCCGACATCCCCGACGCCGACCGCTCTGCCTGGGACCGCGCGAAGGCGTACATCGACGAGGTCGGGCCGCAGATGGCGGATGCCTGGGACCGCGCCGAGTACCCTCTCGACGCCGCCCGCCGCATGGGCGAGATGGATCTCGTCGTCGACGGCATCGAGCATCCGTCGCTCACCCGACTCTCCCCCCTCGCCGCCGGCCTCGTGAACATGGAGATCTCGCGCGGCGACGGGTCGCTCGGCACCGTGCTCGCCGTGCAGGGCGGTCTGGCGCTGCGGACCCTCGCGCTCTTCGGCTCGGATGAGCAGCAGGAGAAGTGGCTGACCTCTCTCGCCGACGGATCGGTCTTCGGCTCCTTCGCCCTCACCGAGCCCGACCACGGGTCGGACTCCGTCTCGCTCGAGACGGTGGCCAGGCGCGACGGCGACGAATGGGTCATCCGCGGCGCGAAGAAGTGGATCGGAAACGGCGCCTCGGGCGGCATCACCTTCGTGTGGGCGCGCGTCGATGACGAGAAAGCCCCCGAGCACGGTGCCGTGCGCTGCTTCCTCGTCGAGCAGGAGACACCCGGATACACGGGGACGCCGATCCGCGGCAAGGCGTCGCTGCGCGCCATCCACCAGGCGCACATCGTGCTCGACGACGTTCGCGTGCCGCTCGACGCGGTGCTCCCTGGGACGAAGAGCTTCAAGGACGCCTCGATCGTGCTCTATGCGACCCGCTCAGGCGTGGCCTGGTCTGCGCTCGGTCATGCCACCGCCTGCTACGAGGCCGCCCTCGCGTATTCGAAGGAGCGCATCCAGTTCGGCAAGCCGCTCGCGAAGTTCCAGATGGTGCAGGAGCGACTCACCCACATGCTCGAGGACCTCACCGCGATGCAGCTCTACTGCCGTCGCCTCGCCGACCTGGAAACCGCGGGCGAGCTCCGTCCGACCCAGGCATCGCTGGCGAAGTTCCACAACACGCGTGCCGCACGGCGTGTGGCGTCCGTCGCCCGCGATCTGCTGGGCGGCAACGGCATCCTGCTCGAGAACGGCGTGATGCAGCACATGGCCGACATCGAAGCGATCCACACCTACGAGGGCACGGAGAGCGTGCAGGCTCTGCTGCTCGGACGCGACATCACCGGCATGAGCGCCTTCGCCTGA
- a CDS encoding homocysteine S-methyltransferase family protein: protein MSAPTAPVRHVTDGGLETDLIFHHGIDLPDFAAFVLLDDDDGRRTLREYYLGYVEIARAHHAALRLETPTWRASADWGARLGYDIDALRRVNIDAVRLLQQIAAESGLTAVRIVGMLGPRGDGYRSGAWDPITGPDDAYRYHRDQVRALADAGVDVIAAYTLTDAAEARGVVRAARAAGVDVEISFTVETDGLLASGRTLAATVAEVDTAGAPDGFFLNCAHPDHFDRALDAHTARRVIGIRPNASRLSHAELDESETLDDGDPVELAERVTALLERMPSVRVIGGCCGTDSRHVAAIWERLGRDPFRA, encoded by the coding sequence ATGTCCGCACCCACCGCTCCTGTCCGGCACGTCACAGACGGCGGCCTGGAGACCGATCTGATCTTCCACCACGGCATCGATCTTCCCGACTTCGCCGCTTTCGTGCTGCTCGATGATGACGATGGCCGCCGAACGCTGAGAGAGTACTACCTCGGCTACGTCGAGATCGCCCGGGCGCATCACGCCGCGCTTCGCCTCGAGACGCCCACGTGGCGAGCGAGCGCCGACTGGGGTGCTCGGCTCGGCTACGATATCGACGCGCTGCGCCGGGTCAACATCGATGCGGTGAGGCTGCTGCAGCAGATCGCCGCGGAATCCGGTCTGACTGCAGTGAGGATCGTGGGGATGCTCGGCCCTCGGGGCGACGGCTACCGTTCGGGAGCGTGGGACCCGATCACCGGACCCGACGACGCCTATCGCTATCACCGTGACCAGGTCCGCGCTCTCGCCGACGCAGGCGTGGATGTGATCGCGGCCTACACGCTCACCGATGCTGCCGAGGCGCGTGGCGTCGTCCGCGCGGCGCGTGCGGCCGGCGTGGACGTCGAGATCTCGTTCACCGTCGAGACCGACGGGCTGCTCGCATCGGGTCGTACGCTCGCCGCGACGGTCGCCGAGGTCGATACGGCCGGGGCCCCGGACGGTTTCTTCCTCAACTGCGCGCACCCCGACCACTTCGACCGGGCTCTGGATGCCCATACGGCTCGGCGCGTCATCGGCATCCGTCCCAATGCGTCCCGCCTCTCGCACGCAGAGCTAGACGAGTCCGAGACACTCGATGATGGCGACCCCGTCGAACTGGCCGAGCGCGTGACCGCGCTCCTCGAGCGGATGCCGTCGGTGCGGGTCATCGGAGGATGCTGCGGAACCGACTCACGGCACGTCGCGGCGATCTGGGAGCGGCTCGGCAGAGACCCCTTCCGGGCATAG
- a CDS encoding S8/S53 family peptidase → MRLRRWPVALFSAALLLGGSSPSPAAAADDFSTEGPLWYLDAMRIPAIHDAGITGEGVTVAVFDGALNADVPTLQDADIEVRPIDGCPDPLATSAVEATKHGTSATSLIVGNGTSASGAGPVGLAPGSRVLYYGVLQESCDVKNIAAAIDDAVAQGADIVSMSGGYGRLADELSEDTVDSVAAALRAGVMIVTALPNSDSTSIPELMTVNGVVNVAAVDGAAQPATQRDGSGMTNADVDVVAPGIDVAGLGWDGTWGMSAWSGTSASTPVVAGLLALAKDKWPDATSSQLLQSLIRNTGSEPHELEWSSSIGHGVVNATRLIAEDPTQYPDENPLFKEEQSPTLDEVYAAPDPTEVPVPAPGEESSAVPWLIGGGAVVVIAIVVVAVVVSRKKNVGGRRDV, encoded by the coding sequence ATGCGGCTTCGCCGGTGGCCGGTGGCGCTGTTCAGCGCGGCGCTGCTGCTCGGAGGGTCGAGTCCCTCGCCCGCCGCTGCTGCCGATGATTTCAGCACGGAAGGGCCGCTCTGGTACCTCGACGCGATGAGGATCCCGGCGATCCACGATGCAGGGATCACCGGTGAGGGCGTCACGGTAGCGGTGTTCGATGGGGCGCTGAATGCCGACGTCCCCACGCTGCAGGATGCGGACATCGAGGTGCGCCCGATCGATGGATGCCCTGACCCGCTGGCGACCTCCGCCGTCGAGGCAACGAAGCACGGTACATCCGCGACCTCACTGATAGTGGGCAACGGGACTTCCGCTAGTGGAGCCGGTCCGGTCGGCCTAGCGCCGGGCAGCCGCGTGCTCTACTACGGGGTCCTCCAAGAGTCATGCGATGTCAAGAACATCGCCGCCGCGATCGACGACGCTGTAGCGCAGGGGGCGGATATCGTCTCGATGTCCGGCGGGTATGGGCGACTCGCCGACGAACTCTCCGAAGACACCGTCGACAGCGTCGCAGCCGCACTTCGTGCGGGGGTCATGATCGTGACGGCGCTGCCGAACAGCGATTCGACCTCGATCCCCGAGCTCATGACGGTAAACGGGGTCGTCAACGTCGCCGCGGTCGACGGAGCCGCGCAGCCGGCGACGCAGCGCGACGGTTCCGGCATGACCAACGCGGACGTCGACGTCGTCGCCCCAGGCATCGACGTAGCGGGCCTGGGGTGGGACGGCACCTGGGGCATGTCGGCGTGGTCCGGTACTTCCGCATCGACCCCGGTCGTCGCCGGCCTGCTCGCGTTGGCGAAGGACAAGTGGCCGGATGCGACCTCGTCTCAGTTGCTGCAGTCATTGATCCGGAACACCGGGTCTGAACCGCACGAGCTCGAGTGGTCCAGCAGCATAGGTCACGGCGTCGTTAACGCCACAAGGCTCATCGCGGAGGACCCCACCCAATATCCGGATGAGAATCCGCTCTTCAAGGAGGAGCAGTCGCCGACGTTGGACGAGGTCTACGCCGCGCCCGATCCGACGGAGGTTCCCGTCCCGGCGCCAGGGGAGGAATCGTCAGCAGTGCCCTGGTTGATCGGCGGTGGAGCTGTTGTCGTCATTGCGATCGTGGTGGTCGCCGTGGTGGTTTCGAGGAAGAAGAACGTAGGAGGTCGTCGAGATGTATAA
- a CDS encoding NCS2 family permease: MTTAPSPTRSTAEPTNALDRFFEISKRGSTIGTEIRGGLVTFVTMAYIVILNPIILSGSADVAGDTLDFSAVGAATALTAGVMTILFGLITRLPFGFAAGLGINAFVAFSVVGQVTWPEAMALVMINGLVIVLLAATGLRKMIFDAVPFQLKIAITVGIGLFIAFIGFVNSGFVTATGSASPPVGLGVGGSVATVPTVLFIVTLIVTGILVARKVKGGLLIGLVSGTVLAVIVEAIWHLGAAADGNAGGWGLTVPTLTGSPFGLPDLSLVGAVDFSFDFSKVSLVAIVMIVFTLVFSNFFDAMGTMTGLAKEADLANENGDFPRIKSALVVEGVGAIVGGGTSSSSSTVFIESGAGIGEGARTGFANLITGGMFLLAMFLTPLTSIVPTEIAAAALVIVGAMMMAQIKYIDLTEFDVLLPVFLTVTVMPLTYSIANGIGAGFVSWVLIQALSGKARKISPLLWIVAVGFVIFFARGPIEALFGVA; the protein is encoded by the coding sequence ATGACAACTGCCCCGTCCCCCACCCGCTCCACGGCCGAACCCACGAACGCCCTGGACCGCTTCTTCGAGATCAGCAAGCGCGGATCCACGATCGGCACCGAGATCCGAGGGGGTCTGGTGACCTTCGTCACGATGGCCTACATCGTGATCCTCAACCCGATCATCCTGTCCGGCTCGGCCGATGTCGCAGGCGACACCCTCGACTTCAGCGCCGTCGGCGCCGCGACCGCGCTGACCGCCGGCGTGATGACGATCCTGTTCGGTCTCATCACCCGCCTGCCCTTCGGCTTCGCAGCCGGCCTCGGCATCAACGCCTTCGTCGCGTTCTCGGTCGTCGGCCAGGTCACCTGGCCCGAGGCCATGGCGCTCGTCATGATCAACGGTCTCGTGATCGTGCTCCTCGCAGCCACGGGCCTTCGGAAGATGATCTTCGACGCCGTGCCGTTCCAGCTGAAGATCGCGATCACGGTCGGAATCGGCCTGTTCATCGCCTTCATCGGCTTCGTCAACTCGGGCTTCGTCACCGCCACCGGCAGCGCGTCCCCGCCCGTGGGCCTCGGGGTCGGCGGATCCGTCGCGACCGTGCCGACCGTGCTGTTCATCGTCACGCTCATCGTCACCGGCATCCTGGTCGCCCGCAAGGTCAAGGGCGGGCTGCTCATCGGCCTCGTCTCGGGCACGGTGCTCGCGGTGATCGTCGAGGCGATCTGGCACCTCGGGGCCGCAGCAGACGGAAACGCCGGAGGCTGGGGGCTGACGGTCCCCACGCTCACCGGCTCGCCGTTCGGCCTGCCCGACCTGAGCCTGGTCGGCGCGGTCGACTTCAGCTTCGACTTCAGCAAGGTCAGCCTCGTCGCGATCGTGATGATCGTCTTCACCCTCGTCTTCTCGAACTTCTTCGACGCCATGGGCACGATGACCGGCCTTGCCAAGGAAGCCGATCTTGCGAACGAGAACGGCGACTTCCCGCGCATCAAGTCCGCACTGGTCGTCGAAGGTGTCGGCGCGATCGTCGGTGGTGGCACCTCGTCGTCGTCGAGCACCGTGTTCATCGAGTCCGGAGCGGGTATCGGAGAGGGTGCACGCACCGGTTTCGCCAACCTGATCACGGGTGGCATGTTCCTGCTCGCGATGTTCCTCACGCCACTCACGTCAATCGTCCCGACTGAGATCGCGGCCGCCGCGCTCGTGATCGTCGGCGCGATGATGATGGCGCAGATCAAGTACATCGACCTCACCGAGTTCGATGTACTGCTGCCCGTGTTCCTGACCGTGACCGTGATGCCGCTGACCTACTCGATCGCCAACGGAATCGGCGCCGGCTTCGTCAGCTGGGTGCTCATCCAGGCGCTCTCCGGCAAGGCTCGCAAGATCAGCCCGCTGCTGTGGATCGTTGCCGTCGGCTTCGTGATCTTCTTCGCCCGCGGGCCGATCGAAGCACTGTTCGGCGTCGCCTGA
- the sucD gene encoding succinate--CoA ligase subunit alpha, translated as MSIYLNKDSKVIVQGITGGEGTKHTALMLKAGTQVVGGVNARKAGTTVSHTDKDGNAVELPVFASVAEAMKETGADVSIAFVPGAFTKDAMIEAIDAEIPLLVVITEGVPVGDSAEAWAYAQSKGNTTRIIGPNCPGIITPGEALVGITPANITGKGPIGLVSKSGTLTYQMMFELRDLGFSTAIGIGGDPVIGTTHIDALAAFEADPETKAIVMIGEIGGDAEERAADYIKAHVTKPVVGYVAGFTAPEGKTMGHAGAIVSGSAGTAQAKKEALEAAGVKVGKTPSETAALMREIVESL; from the coding sequence ATGTCGATCTACCTCAACAAGGACTCCAAGGTCATCGTCCAGGGCATCACCGGCGGCGAGGGCACCAAGCACACGGCACTCATGCTGAAGGCCGGCACCCAGGTCGTCGGTGGCGTGAACGCCCGCAAGGCCGGCACCACGGTCTCGCACACCGACAAGGACGGCAACGCCGTCGAGCTCCCCGTCTTCGCCTCCGTCGCCGAGGCCATGAAGGAGACCGGCGCAGACGTGTCGATCGCCTTCGTGCCGGGTGCGTTCACGAAGGACGCGATGATCGAGGCCATCGACGCCGAGATCCCGCTTCTCGTCGTCATCACCGAGGGCGTGCCCGTCGGCGACTCGGCCGAGGCATGGGCCTACGCGCAGAGCAAGGGCAACACGACCCGCATCATCGGACCGAACTGCCCCGGCATCATCACCCCCGGTGAGGCGCTCGTCGGCATCACCCCGGCGAACATCACCGGCAAGGGCCCGATCGGCCTCGTGTCGAAGTCGGGCACCCTGACGTACCAGATGATGTTCGAGCTGCGCGACCTGGGCTTCTCGACCGCCATCGGCATCGGCGGCGACCCCGTCATCGGCACGACGCACATCGACGCGCTCGCCGCATTCGAGGCCGACCCCGAGACCAAGGCGATCGTGATGATCGGTGAGATCGGTGGCGACGCCGAAGAGCGCGCGGCCGACTACATCAAGGCACATGTCACCAAGCCGGTCGTCGGCTACGTCGCGGGCTTCACGGCCCCCGAGGGCAAGACCATGGGTCACGCCGGTGCGATCGTCTCCGGCTCCGCCGGTACCGCTCAGGCGAAGAAGGAGGCCCTCGAGGCCGCCGGTGTCAAGGTCGGCAAGACGCCGTCCGAGACCGCCGCTCTGATGCGTGAGATCGTCGAGTCGCTCTAA
- a CDS encoding SDR family oxidoreductase → MPRNNTDPVIPEQHGARAVVTGASDGIGLGIARRLAAAGAEVILPVRNREKGDAAIARIRRAVPDASLSLRDLDLASLESVASLAANLREEGTPISILINNAGVMTPPTRRTTSDGFELQFGANHLGHFALAGGLLPLLVEGKARVVSQISVAADSGAINWDDLQWERSYNGMRAYSQSKIAFGLFGLELDRRSRAEGWGIRSMLSHPGVAPTNLLAAQPELGRATQTTARRVIDALSRRGILLGTAETAGLPALYAATAADAVGGGFYGPSGLGHLGGGPGPQKLYSRLRDDAAAARIWQISEALTGVTARLA, encoded by the coding sequence ATGCCGCGAAACAACACAGACCCGGTCATCCCCGAGCAGCACGGTGCCAGAGCGGTGGTCACCGGCGCCAGCGACGGGATCGGCCTCGGCATCGCGCGCCGGCTCGCCGCTGCGGGCGCGGAGGTCATCCTGCCCGTGCGCAACCGAGAGAAGGGCGACGCGGCGATCGCACGGATCCGCCGTGCGGTGCCGGACGCGTCCCTGTCGCTGCGTGATCTCGACCTCGCATCCCTCGAGTCGGTCGCCTCCCTCGCTGCGAACCTGCGCGAGGAGGGCACGCCGATCAGCATCCTCATCAACAATGCGGGAGTGATGACGCCGCCCACCAGGCGCACGACGTCGGACGGATTCGAGCTGCAGTTCGGCGCGAATCACCTGGGACACTTCGCACTCGCGGGTGGGCTGCTGCCGCTCCTCGTCGAGGGGAAGGCGCGCGTCGTCTCGCAGATCAGCGTCGCGGCCGACAGCGGCGCGATCAACTGGGACGATCTGCAGTGGGAGCGCTCGTACAACGGGATGCGCGCGTACAGCCAGTCGAAGATCGCCTTCGGGCTGTTCGGGCTCGAACTCGACCGGCGGAGCAGGGCAGAGGGGTGGGGAATCCGCAGCATGCTCTCGCACCCCGGGGTCGCGCCGACGAATCTGCTGGCTGCGCAACCCGAGCTCGGACGGGCGACGCAGACGACAGCGCGGCGCGTCATCGACGCACTGTCACGCCGCGGAATCCTCCTCGGGACGGCCGAGACCGCAGGCCTGCCGGCTCTGTACGCCGCAACAGCTGCGGATGCCGTCGGCGGAGGCTTCTACGGCCCGTCCGGCCTCGGCCACCTGGGCGGCGGACCAGGGCCGCAGAAGCTCTACTCGCGGCTGCGCGACGACGCGGCAG
- the sucC gene encoding ADP-forming succinate--CoA ligase subunit beta — MDLYEYQARDVFEKYGVPVLAGIVADTPEEVKAAAEKIGGVVVVKAQVKTGGRGKAGGVKVAKTPEEAYEAAKAILGLDIKGHIVKRVMVAQGARIAEEFYFSVLLDRANRSYLSLCSVEGGMEIEELAVERPEALARVEVNPLTGIDKQKAVEIARAANFPEDLIEKVSDVFVKLFDVYKGEDATLVEVNPLVRTEEGDIIALDGKVTLDDNASEIRHPEHEALEDKDAADPLEAKAKKSGLNYVKLDGEVGIIGNGAGLVMSTLDVVAYAGENHNGVKPANFLDIGGGASAEVMAAGLDVILGDPQVKSVFVNVFGGITACDAVANGIKGALETLGSAASKPLVVRLDGNRVDEGRAILAEYAHPLVTLASTMDEGADKAAELANA; from the coding sequence GTGGATCTGTACGAGTACCAGGCACGAGACGTTTTCGAGAAGTACGGAGTGCCGGTCCTCGCCGGCATCGTCGCCGACACCCCCGAGGAGGTGAAGGCAGCCGCTGAGAAGATCGGCGGCGTCGTCGTCGTCAAGGCCCAGGTCAAGACCGGTGGTCGCGGCAAGGCCGGCGGCGTCAAGGTCGCGAAGACCCCCGAAGAGGCATACGAGGCCGCGAAGGCGATCCTCGGTCTCGACATCAAGGGCCACATCGTCAAGCGCGTCATGGTCGCGCAGGGTGCGCGCATCGCCGAGGAGTTCTACTTCTCCGTGCTGCTCGATCGCGCCAACCGTTCGTACCTGAGCCTCTGCTCGGTCGAGGGCGGCATGGAGATCGAAGAGCTCGCGGTCGAGCGTCCCGAGGCGCTCGCGCGCGTCGAGGTCAACCCGCTGACCGGCATCGACAAGCAGAAGGCGGTCGAGATCGCTCGCGCCGCCAACTTCCCCGAAGACCTGATCGAGAAGGTCTCCGACGTCTTCGTCAAGCTCTTCGACGTCTACAAGGGCGAAGACGCGACTCTCGTCGAGGTCAACCCGCTGGTCCGCACCGAAGAGGGCGACATCATCGCCCTCGACGGCAAGGTCACGCTCGACGACAATGCCTCCGAGATCCGCCACCCGGAGCACGAGGCGCTCGAAGACAAGGACGCCGCCGACCCGCTCGAGGCCAAGGCCAAGAAGAGCGGCCTGAACTACGTCAAGCTCGACGGCGAGGTCGGAATCATCGGCAACGGCGCAGGACTCGTCATGTCGACGCTCGACGTCGTCGCCTACGCCGGTGAGAACCACAACGGTGTCAAGCCCGCCAACTTCCTCGACATCGGCGGCGGCGCCTCGGCTGAGGTCATGGCCGCAGGCCTCGACGTCATCCTCGGCGACCCGCAGGTCAAGAGCGTGTTCGTCAACGTCTTCGGCGGCATCACGGCCTGCGACGCCGTCGCCAACGGGATCAAGGGCGCTCTCGAGACCCTCGGCAGCGCGGCCTCCAAGCCGCTCGTCGTGCGCCTCGACGGCAACCGCGTCGACGAGGGCCGCGCGATCCTCGCCGAGTACGCGCACCCGCTCGTCACGCTCGCCAGCACCATGGACGAGGGCGCCGACAAGGCCGCCGAGCTCGCAAACGCCTGA
- a CDS encoding S8/S53 family peptidase → MMVLRRWTARVAAVACALGVVLVPSAAAAQDFSGGGPLWYMDAMKIQAIHDAGITAEGVTIAVLDGALNPNVATLQGADIEVRDLLQCPDPTDPAPSAFESLQHGSSVTSLIVGKGTSETGSGPVGIAPDAKILYYGALQTDCDVDAFPAALADAVAQGADIVSMSGGYRRLDDELSAPAAAAVADALRAGVLVVASLPNADSVWENELGDINGVVNVAAVDAMAQAAKKRDGSDMANEDVDVVAPGVDVAGVGWDGTWGMSAWSGSSAATPIVAGVLALGVQKWPDATASQLLQSMIRNTGSTPHELEWSNKFGHGIVNATRLVQEDPSQYADENPLFTDGQAPTFDEVYSAPESATSEVPDAQADAGPGALPWVLAGGGAVVALVTVTLITVIRRRRGGVADA, encoded by the coding sequence ATGATGGTGCTGCGTAGATGGACGGCTCGTGTTGCTGCGGTGGCGTGTGCGCTGGGGGTGGTGCTGGTGCCGAGTGCGGCGGCGGCGCAGGACTTCTCGGGCGGTGGGCCGCTCTGGTACATGGATGCTATGAAGATTCAGGCGATCCACGACGCGGGGATCACAGCGGAGGGCGTGACGATCGCGGTGCTCGATGGGGCGCTCAACCCGAACGTTGCGACACTTCAGGGCGCTGACATCGAAGTGCGCGACCTTCTGCAGTGCCCGGACCCGACTGATCCTGCTCCATCGGCGTTCGAGTCACTGCAGCACGGGAGCTCGGTCACTTCTTTGATCGTGGGTAAGGGGACGTCGGAAACCGGCTCCGGCCCGGTGGGGATCGCTCCGGATGCGAAGATCCTCTACTACGGCGCACTGCAGACCGACTGCGATGTCGATGCCTTCCCCGCAGCCCTCGCGGATGCCGTGGCGCAGGGTGCCGACATCGTGTCGATGTCGGGTGGATACCGACGTCTGGACGATGAACTGTCTGCGCCCGCTGCCGCCGCAGTCGCGGACGCGCTCAGGGCAGGGGTTCTGGTCGTGGCCAGCCTCCCGAACGCCGACTCGGTGTGGGAGAACGAGCTCGGAGACATCAATGGCGTGGTGAATGTGGCAGCGGTCGATGCCATGGCACAGGCGGCCAAGAAGCGCGATGGATCTGACATGGCCAACGAAGATGTCGATGTGGTCGCTCCCGGAGTGGATGTCGCGGGCGTCGGGTGGGACGGCACATGGGGCATGTCAGCATGGTCGGGCAGTTCCGCCGCCACCCCGATCGTCGCTGGAGTGCTCGCCCTCGGAGTGCAGAAGTGGCCCGACGCCACAGCCTCGCAGCTGCTGCAGTCGATGATCCGCAATACGGGGTCGACTCCGCACGAGCTTGAGTGGTCGAACAAGTTCGGCCACGGGATCGTCAACGCCACTCGACTGGTGCAGGAGGACCCATCGCAGTACGCGGATGAGAACCCGCTTTTCACCGACGGCCAGGCCCCGACGTTCGACGAGGTCTACTCAGCGCCGGAGTCTGCAACATCCGAGGTGCCGGACGCGCAGGCCGACGCAGGGCCAGGAGCGCTGCCGTGGGTGCTCGCAGGGGGTGGGGCGGTGGTGGCCCTCGTGACGGTGACGCTCATCACGGTCATCCGCAGAAGACGAGGAGGTGTTGCCGATGCGTGA
- a CDS encoding helix-turn-helix transcriptional regulator encodes MAIDRRGLAEFLRARREALQPEDVGLTRGERRRTSGLRREEAAALSHMSTDYYSRIEQERGPQPSEQMIASIAQGLHLSLAERDHLFALAGHTPPPRGAESDHVSPGMLRIFDRLQDDTPAEVVTELGETLRQSALGVALVGDLTRLQGPARSIGYRWFTDPTARQGYDPDDHEFLSRLWVSGLREIATLRGPGSRAARYVELLLSRSEEFVLLWERHEVGLRPPGTKRFIHPELGRLDLSCQTLVDPEQSHALLVYTAAPGSESQEKLRLLSVIGAQRFTPESDAVGAAEHPDT; translated from the coding sequence ATGGCGATCGACAGACGGGGGCTCGCGGAGTTCCTGCGCGCACGCCGCGAGGCGCTGCAACCCGAGGATGTCGGGCTGACGCGTGGGGAGCGCCGCCGCACGAGCGGGCTCCGTCGGGAGGAGGCGGCCGCGCTGAGTCACATGTCGACCGACTACTACTCGCGGATCGAGCAGGAGCGAGGCCCTCAACCCTCCGAGCAGATGATCGCCTCTATCGCTCAGGGGCTCCACCTCTCGCTGGCCGAGCGCGACCACCTCTTCGCCCTGGCCGGCCACACGCCGCCACCGCGAGGTGCCGAGAGCGATCATGTGAGCCCGGGGATGCTGCGGATCTTCGACAGGCTGCAGGACGACACACCTGCCGAGGTGGTCACCGAACTCGGGGAGACGCTGCGCCAGAGCGCGCTCGGCGTCGCTCTCGTCGGGGATCTGACCCGTCTGCAGGGGCCCGCCCGCAGCATCGGGTACCGCTGGTTCACCGACCCGACGGCACGGCAGGGATACGACCCCGACGACCATGAGTTCCTCTCACGACTGTGGGTGTCGGGACTGCGAGAGATCGCCACCCTTCGGGGGCCGGGTTCACGTGCCGCCCGGTACGTCGAGCTTCTGCTGTCCCGGAGCGAGGAGTTCGTGCTGCTCTGGGAGCGACATGAGGTCGGTCTCCGTCCGCCGGGCACCAAGCGGTTCATCCACCCCGAGCTGGGCCGCCTGGACCTCTCATGCCAGACGCTCGTCGACCCGGAGCAGTCGCACGCGCTTCTGGTCTACACGGCTGCACCGGGAAGCGAGAGCCAGGAGAAGCTGAGGCTCCTCTCGGTGATCGGCGCCCAGAGGTTCACGCCCGAGTCCGATGCCGTCGGGGCCGCCGAGCACCCCGACACCTGA
- a CDS encoding TetR family transcriptional regulator → MHESAELRTGVVAAALELFASQGFDQTSVEQIAKAAGVSRSTFFRQFGGKEDVVFADHEVLLEQLRSFLAEGHDDPWGAVCAASESVFAHFAHDPELARRRYQIVRQVPVLREREIITVFRYERLFDDYLRSSLPGIDPLDAVGFSALVTAVHNHVLRQLLRGKKKVPLSTLQTALADVRRRYGVPSDAVAEAPDDVVVAVFPRSMPIAEVTRRLRTQLD, encoded by the coding sequence ATGCACGAATCCGCAGAACTGCGCACCGGCGTTGTGGCCGCTGCACTCGAGCTCTTCGCATCGCAGGGCTTCGACCAGACCTCCGTCGAGCAGATCGCGAAGGCCGCGGGGGTCTCGCGTTCGACGTTCTTCCGACAGTTCGGCGGCAAGGAGGATGTCGTCTTCGCCGACCACGAGGTGCTGCTCGAGCAGCTGCGGTCATTCCTCGCCGAGGGCCACGACGACCCCTGGGGCGCGGTGTGCGCGGCATCCGAGTCGGTCTTCGCCCACTTCGCTCACGACCCCGAGCTCGCGCGTCGCCGCTATCAGATCGTCCGTCAGGTGCCGGTGCTCCGCGAGCGCGAGATCATCACGGTGTTCCGCTACGAGCGGCTGTTCGACGACTATCTGCGCAGCTCGCTTCCCGGCATCGATCCTCTCGACGCGGTCGGGTTCTCGGCCCTCGTCACCGCCGTGCACAACCACGTTCTGCGCCAGCTGCTGCGCGGCAAGAAGAAGGTGCCGCTCTCGACGCTGCAGACCGCTCTCGCCGACGTCCGCCGCCGATACGGCGTGCCCTCCGACGCAGTCGCCGAGGCGCCGGACGATGTCGTCGTCGCGGTGTTCCCTCGTTCGATGCCGATCGCCGAGGTCACCCGGCGCCTGCGCACGCAACTCGACTGA